A window of the Vibrio fluvialis genome harbors these coding sequences:
- the bioF gene encoding 8-amino-7-oxononanoate synthase: MPAFNSRIHQALADREQQGLRRSLQVLDRSNQTLLAQRGQRYVNFSSNDYLGLASDAALVHAWQQGLSLYGCGSGASPLVTGFSEAHQTLERTLCEWLGFERAVLFGSGFSANQALLFTLLRKGDLLLQDKLNHASLMEAGLLSSAQMKRFQHNDVAHLTRLLDEQVATLVVTEGVFSMDGDQAPLAEIQAALGSNAWLAVDDAHGVGVLGERGAGSCQAAGIKPQVLVVTFGKAFGLSGAAILCDAALGDYLTQFARHHVYSTAMPPAQAHALTHAAGMIQGEAWRRDKLTELSALYHELLRDVPGFVATQTPIKPFVLGSAQRALHVASAMRETGLWMTAIRPPTVPSGSARLRITLTAHHTPQQVQQMADTLKQCVEASHE, translated from the coding sequence ATGCCAGCCTTTAATTCGCGCATTCATCAAGCCCTTGCTGACCGCGAGCAGCAGGGGCTGCGTCGCTCGCTACAAGTGCTGGATCGCAGCAATCAAACGCTGCTGGCGCAACGAGGGCAGCGTTATGTCAATTTTTCCAGCAACGACTATCTGGGGCTGGCGAGCGATGCGGCCTTGGTTCATGCCTGGCAGCAGGGGCTCAGCCTGTATGGTTGCGGCAGTGGCGCGTCACCTTTGGTGACCGGCTTTAGCGAGGCGCACCAAACCTTAGAGCGCACCTTGTGTGAGTGGCTCGGGTTTGAACGCGCGGTGCTGTTTGGCTCTGGATTCAGTGCCAATCAAGCGCTGCTGTTTACCCTGCTGCGAAAAGGCGATTTGCTGCTGCAAGATAAGCTCAATCACGCGTCGCTGATGGAAGCGGGCCTGTTGTCTTCGGCGCAGATGAAGCGTTTTCAGCACAACGATGTCGCTCATTTAACCCGTTTGCTGGATGAGCAGGTTGCCACGCTGGTGGTCACCGAAGGCGTGTTCAGCATGGATGGCGACCAAGCACCGCTGGCCGAGATTCAAGCCGCATTGGGTAGCAATGCCTGGCTCGCGGTGGATGATGCGCACGGCGTGGGCGTGTTAGGTGAGCGCGGCGCGGGCAGTTGTCAGGCAGCCGGAATCAAGCCGCAAGTGCTAGTGGTGACGTTTGGCAAAGCGTTTGGTTTGTCAGGCGCAGCGATTTTGTGCGACGCCGCGCTGGGGGATTACCTCACTCAGTTTGCTCGTCATCATGTCTATTCCACGGCGATGCCACCGGCGCAGGCGCATGCGTTAACGCACGCTGCCGGCATGATTCAAGGCGAGGCATGGCGGCGGGACAAACTGACCGAACTGTCTGCGCTTTATCACGAATTGCTGCGCGATGTGCCGGGATTTGTCGCGACGCAAACGCCAATCAAACCGTTCGTGCTCGGTTCTGCGCAGCGTGCATTGCATGTCGCCAGCGCGATGCGTGAAACGGGGTTATGGATGACGGCGATTCGCCCGCCCACGGTGCCAAGTGGCAGCGCGCGGCTGCGAATTACGCTCACGGCTCATCACACACCGCAACAAGTTCAGCAGATGGCCGACACCTTAAAGCAATGTGTGGAGGCGTCTCATGAGTGA
- the bioC gene encoding malonyl-ACP O-methyltransferase BioC, translating into MSEMAQALGAVVSDKAAIAQAFGKAAQSYDRHAAFQRDVAQRLLAKLPDNLSGWHILDLGCGTGYCSQALQQRGARVTCADLSPAMLAQAKQRCGIDNMRYVEADAEALPFSDATFDCVFSSLALQWCDDLSRPLKEIRRVLKVGASAYFSTLLDGSLLELQRSWMKIDAHQHVNHFITLNQVKIALAQAQCEKHHIDLPTITVWYDTAFALMRDLKGIGANHVNGRSQGLTSRRMLAQVEQEYQLYRNHQGLLPATYQVCLGVIHR; encoded by the coding sequence ATGAGTGAAATGGCGCAAGCGTTGGGCGCAGTCGTCAGTGACAAAGCCGCGATCGCCCAAGCCTTTGGCAAAGCGGCGCAGAGTTATGATCGTCACGCGGCATTTCAACGCGATGTTGCCCAGCGTCTGCTGGCGAAATTGCCGGACAATTTAAGCGGCTGGCACATTCTCGATTTGGGTTGCGGCACTGGATATTGCTCGCAAGCATTGCAGCAGCGAGGCGCGCGGGTGACGTGCGCTGACTTGTCTCCGGCGATGTTAGCGCAGGCTAAACAGCGCTGCGGAATCGACAACATGCGCTATGTCGAAGCGGATGCCGAAGCACTGCCGTTTTCTGATGCAACATTTGACTGCGTATTTTCCAGCTTGGCACTGCAGTGGTGTGATGACTTATCACGACCACTTAAAGAGATTCGTCGCGTTTTAAAAGTCGGCGCAAGCGCTTATTTTTCAACACTTCTTGATGGTTCTTTGCTTGAATTGCAGCGTTCATGGATGAAAATTGATGCACATCAACACGTCAATCATTTCATCACGCTCAATCAGGTAAAAATTGCGTTAGCGCAAGCTCAGTGCGAGAAACATCACATAGACTTACCCACGATAACGGTCTGGTATGACACGGCGTTCGCTTTAATGCGCGATCTCAAAGGGATTGGCGCGAATCATGTGAATGGTCGCTCGCAAGGGCTTACCAGCCGCCGAATGCTCGCACAGGTTGAGCAGGAATATCAGCTATATCGCAACCATCAAGGTCTTCTACCTGCAACGTATCAGGTTTGTTTAGGGGTTATACATCGATGA
- the bioD gene encoding dethiobiotin synthase, with product MIDAFFIAGTDTDVGKTVASKAILQALAAKDLSTIGYKPVAAGCDKTEHGFRNSDALHLLQAASKKMDYDDINPYALELPASPHIAAKHENVTIEYSVLSEKLAKLKANADIVLVEGAGGWRVPVSDTDCLSTWVKQEKLPVILVVGIKLGCLSHAQLTVESIRADGLNVVGWVANRVNPGTEHYADIIEILEARIGAPKLGEIPYVPSAKRRELGKYIDVTPLVGEVVTA from the coding sequence ATGATAGATGCTTTTTTTATTGCGGGTACGGACACCGATGTGGGCAAAACGGTCGCTTCTAAAGCGATCCTACAAGCATTAGCTGCCAAGGATTTGTCGACAATTGGTTACAAACCAGTTGCCGCGGGATGTGACAAAACCGAGCACGGTTTTCGTAACTCGGATGCACTGCACTTGTTGCAAGCGGCATCGAAGAAAATGGATTATGACGACATCAATCCATATGCATTGGAACTGCCAGCGTCACCGCACATTGCAGCCAAGCATGAAAATGTCACCATTGAATACAGCGTGCTGAGTGAAAAACTCGCTAAGCTGAAAGCCAATGCCGACATCGTTCTGGTTGAAGGTGCTGGTGGCTGGCGTGTGCCAGTTTCCGACACGGATTGCCTGTCGACTTGGGTTAAACAAGAAAAGTTGCCTGTTATTCTGGTAGTCGGCATTAAACTGGGATGCTTGAGCCACGCACAGTTGACCGTCGAAAGCATTCGCGCCGATGGCTTGAATGTGGTGGGGTGGGTCGCAAACCGCGTAAATCCGGGGACCGAGCATTACGCGGACATCATTGAGATTCTGGAAGCTCGCATCGGTGCGCCGAAGCTGGGTGAAATACCATACGTTCCGAGCGCTAAGCGCCGCGAACTCGGTAAGTATATTGATGTGACACCACTCGTTGGTGAAGTCGTTACGGCTTAA
- the htpX gene encoding protease HtpX, producing the protein MKRVLLFLATNLAVVLVLSVVLNIVYAVTGMQPGSLSGLLVMAAVFGFGGAFISLLMSKGMALRSVGGVVIENPRNEMEHWLMQTVSRQAQQAGIGMPTVAIYESPDMNAFATGAKRDDSLVAVSTGLLHNMTRDEAEAVLAHEVSHIANGDMVTMTLMQGVVNTFVIFLSRFIANLVASRDSEDGEGSNMMVYFGVSMVLELVFGFLASFITMWYSRKREFHADAGAAQLVGKHKMIAALERLKMSYEPQLEGSMMAFGINGKRTMTELLMSHPPLDKRIAALRNS; encoded by the coding sequence ATGAAGCGAGTATTGTTATTCCTAGCAACCAACCTGGCCGTTGTGCTGGTGTTGAGCGTTGTTTTGAATATTGTGTATGCCGTCACAGGTATGCAGCCAGGCAGTTTGTCTGGTTTGCTGGTGATGGCTGCGGTGTTTGGTTTCGGCGGTGCATTCATTTCGCTTCTGATGTCGAAAGGAATGGCGCTGCGTTCAGTGGGCGGCGTTGTGATTGAAAACCCGCGCAATGAAATGGAACATTGGTTGATGCAAACCGTGAGCCGTCAGGCGCAACAGGCGGGCATTGGCATGCCAACGGTGGCAATTTATGAGTCACCGGATATGAACGCGTTTGCGACGGGTGCGAAGCGTGATGATTCTCTGGTCGCGGTATCGACGGGTCTGCTTCACAACATGACGCGTGATGAAGCGGAAGCGGTGCTGGCGCACGAAGTCAGCCACATCGCAAACGGTGATATGGTCACGATGACGCTGATGCAAGGCGTGGTGAACACCTTCGTTATTTTCCTATCGCGTTTTATCGCGAATCTGGTTGCTTCGCGTGATTCTGAAGACGGCGAAGGCAGCAACATGATGGTGTACTTTGGTGTGTCGATGGTGCTGGAACTGGTATTCGGCTTCCTGGCAAGCTTCATCACCATGTGGTATAGCCGCAAGCGTGAGTTTCATGCCGATGCTGGCGCGGCGCAACTGGTCGGTAAACACAAGATGATTGCGGCGCTGGAACGTTTGAAAATGAGCTACGAACCACAACTGGAAGGTTCGATGATGGCGTTCGGTATCAATGGTAAACGCACCATGACTGAGCTGCTGATGAGCCACCCACCGCTCGATAAGCGAATTGCTGCACTGCGTAATTCGTAA
- a CDS encoding nuclear transport factor 2 family protein, which yields MDVQTVARFYSQLNKHNLHTLQDIYHQDIVFEDAAHRIEGFISLSDYFANLYQNVDRCDFTIHEQHQSQSNAFLTWTMHLQHPKLGNGKLVNVQGVSHLRFQDGKVIYHRDYFDLGEMLYEQLPLLGSVIRSIKRRLGQ from the coding sequence ATGGATGTACAAACCGTTGCGCGGTTCTATTCTCAGCTCAACAAACATAATCTGCACACGCTGCAGGATATTTACCATCAAGACATTGTGTTTGAAGATGCCGCTCATCGAATAGAGGGTTTTATCTCCCTGTCTGACTATTTCGCTAACCTCTATCAAAACGTGGATCGGTGCGACTTCACTATTCATGAACAGCATCAAAGCCAAAGCAACGCCTTCCTGACCTGGACTATGCATTTGCAACATCCAAAGCTCGGCAACGGGAAACTGGTGAATGTGCAGGGCGTCAGCCACCTTCGTTTTCAGGACGGCAAAGTGATTTATCACCGTGACTATTTTGATTTGGGCGAAATGTTGTACGAGCAATTGCCGCTCCTTGGCAGCGTGATTCGTTCAATCAAGCGGAGGCTTGGCCAATGA
- a CDS encoding SDR family oxidoreductase: MSGVLITGATSGIGRQLAQDYARLGWQVIACGRNEQILSELSALYASITPLQFDLTDLDATLTALNSLPFIPTLWILNAGDCEYIDDGEMDARLMARVMQINVLGMANAIEAIQPHLSKSHRVALVGSIASELALPRAEAYGASKAAVAYLARTLRLDWASKGINVTCVFPGFVATPLTQKNTFEMPMIISVERASHAIRHGLEKGVANLYFPARFTWVVRMLGMLPYTWQYQIVSRLFRTQKDNS, from the coding sequence ATGAGTGGCGTACTTATCACCGGAGCAACGTCCGGCATTGGCCGACAGTTGGCACAAGACTATGCGCGACTGGGCTGGCAGGTCATTGCCTGTGGGCGTAACGAACAGATATTGAGTGAATTGAGCGCGTTGTACGCTTCTATTACACCACTGCAATTTGATTTAACCGACCTCGATGCAACGCTCACCGCACTCAACTCATTACCCTTTATTCCGACGCTGTGGATTTTGAATGCCGGCGATTGCGAATATATCGATGACGGTGAAATGGATGCCAGACTCATGGCGCGAGTGATGCAGATTAATGTGCTGGGTATGGCCAACGCCATTGAGGCCATTCAGCCTCACTTGTCTAAAAGCCATCGCGTCGCTTTGGTCGGGTCGATCGCCAGTGAACTGGCATTGCCGCGCGCAGAAGCTTACGGCGCCTCGAAAGCCGCGGTGGCATATTTGGCGCGCACCCTGCGACTCGATTGGGCCAGCAAAGGCATTAATGTCACGTGCGTGTTCCCTGGTTTTGTCGCTACGCCGCTGACACAGAAAAATACCTTTGAGATGCCGATGATCATCTCGGTGGAACGTGCATCTCACGCGATTCGTCACGGCTTAGAGAAAGGCGTGGCGAATCTCTATTTTCCGGCTCGTTTTACCTGGGTCGTTCGTATGTTGGGCATGTTGCCCTATACCTGGCAGTACCAAATTGTTAGCCGGCTTTTTCGCACACAGAAGGATAACTCATGA
- a CDS encoding NAD(P)/FAD-dependent oxidoreductase has protein sequence MKIAIIGTGISGLTCGYYLHQQHDITLFEANGYIGGHTATVDVDVKGQRYSVDTGFIVYNDRTYPNFIRMMNEIGVKGLPTQMSFSVRNDSNGLEYNGHTLATLFAQKRNLLKPSFYRFIGEILRFNNLAKAEADNAQQNLQTLGQFLAHHQFTDYFCHNYILPMGAAIWSSSLADMRAFPLMFFLRFFVNHGLLEVTDRPQWYVIEGGSRAYIEPLTKGFAERIRLNTPVKRVTRSLFGVDVETSHGIETFDEVIFACHSDQALAMLDDPSQSETAVLSSMAYQANEVVLHTDSRLLPKRKAAWASWNYWLSGQSGEEIKLPSLTYNMNILQHIESEETFCVTLNSSEIIDPDKILRRFIYHHPVFTEQSIRAQQRKAEVSGVNHTWFCGAYWHNGFHEDGVKSALDVVTQLQSKAARVDKGAA, from the coding sequence ATGAAAATTGCGATTATCGGAACGGGAATTTCAGGGCTGACTTGCGGCTACTATCTGCATCAGCAGCACGACATTACTCTGTTTGAGGCCAACGGCTACATCGGCGGCCACACCGCAACGGTCGATGTGGATGTCAAAGGGCAGCGCTATTCTGTTGATACCGGATTCATTGTGTACAACGATCGAACCTATCCGAATTTCATCCGCATGATGAACGAAATCGGTGTGAAAGGCTTACCGACGCAGATGAGTTTTAGCGTACGCAACGATTCGAATGGATTGGAATACAACGGCCATACACTCGCAACGCTGTTTGCGCAGAAACGCAACCTGCTGAAACCGAGCTTCTATCGCTTTATCGGCGAGATTCTTCGCTTCAATAATCTGGCCAAAGCCGAAGCGGATAATGCGCAGCAGAACCTACAAACCTTAGGGCAATTCCTCGCCCATCACCAGTTTACGGACTATTTTTGCCACAATTATATTCTGCCGATGGGCGCAGCGATTTGGTCTTCATCACTCGCCGATATGCGCGCTTTCCCGCTTATGTTCTTCCTGCGCTTCTTCGTCAACCACGGTCTTCTGGAAGTCACCGACCGGCCACAGTGGTACGTGATTGAAGGAGGTTCACGCGCTTATATCGAACCACTGACGAAGGGATTTGCGGAACGCATTCGCCTCAACACTCCGGTTAAGCGGGTTACACGCTCACTGTTTGGTGTGGATGTTGAAACTTCACATGGTATTGAAACGTTCGATGAAGTGATTTTCGCCTGTCACAGTGATCAGGCGCTGGCCATGCTTGATGACCCAAGTCAGAGCGAAACAGCGGTTCTGTCGTCGATGGCTTATCAGGCTAACGAGGTGGTGCTACACACAGACAGCCGCTTGCTGCCAAAACGTAAAGCGGCGTGGGCATCGTGGAACTATTGGCTGAGCGGGCAGAGTGGTGAAGAAATCAAATTGCCGTCGCTAACCTACAATATGAATATTTTGCAGCACATTGAAAGCGAAGAGACGTTCTGTGTCACGCTCAACAGTAGCGAAATCATCGATCCTGACAAAATTCTGCGCCGCTTTATCTATCACCATCCCGTGTTTACTGAGCAGTCGATTCGTGCCCAGCAACGCAAAGCAGAAGTCAGTGGTGTTAATCACACCTGGTTTTGTGGTGCTTACTGGCATAACGGTTTTCATGAAGACGGTGTGAAAAGTGCGTTGGATGTGGTTACGCAATTGCAGTCCAAGGCTGCGCGGGTCGATAAGGGCGCAGCATGA
- a CDS encoding DUF1365 domain-containing protein, with amino-acid sequence MSTRNADLANSALMVGHVRHRRFTPVEHALNYPLFMPNIDLDEWPVLQKRVWGLGERWWHWARFRREDYLGTGDLKTAVQDKVFELTGEQIGGRVQAVVHLRYLGLYFSPVNFYYLYDQQGVWRYLLAEVSNTPWNERHYYAVPAERGDQGENWTHDKAFHVSPFNPVEQIYQWKLKPLSDALMVHLECHRDQKEFDATLALKAQPFTTKALITLLIRTPMMTVKVLTGIYWHALKLWIKGAPFYSHPKYRQHEADKNNKENSQC; translated from the coding sequence ATGAGCACCAGAAATGCCGACTTGGCAAACAGCGCGTTAATGGTTGGCCATGTTCGTCATCGCCGCTTTACGCCAGTTGAACATGCGCTGAACTACCCGCTCTTTATGCCGAATATTGATTTGGACGAATGGCCAGTGTTGCAAAAACGCGTGTGGGGTTTGGGCGAACGCTGGTGGCATTGGGCACGCTTTCGCCGCGAGGATTATCTTGGTACTGGTGATTTGAAAACTGCGGTTCAGGACAAAGTGTTTGAGCTGACCGGTGAGCAGATAGGGGGCAGAGTGCAAGCTGTGGTGCACCTGCGCTATCTCGGCCTCTATTTCAGTCCGGTAAATTTCTACTATCTTTATGATCAGCAAGGCGTTTGGCGTTATCTGCTTGCAGAGGTCAGCAATACGCCCTGGAATGAGCGACATTATTACGCCGTTCCGGCAGAACGCGGTGATCAGGGGGAAAACTGGACGCACGACAAAGCCTTTCATGTGTCGCCGTTTAACCCGGTTGAGCAGATTTATCAATGGAAGCTTAAACCGCTGTCTGATGCGTTGATGGTGCACCTTGAGTGCCATCGGGATCAAAAGGAATTTGATGCCACGCTGGCTTTAAAAGCGCAGCCTTTTACCACAAAAGCTCTGATCACATTGCTGATCCGAACGCCGATGATGACGGTAAAAGTGTTGACCGGGATTTATTGGCACGCTCTGAAATTGTGGATAAAAGGCGCGCCATTCTATTCGCATCCCAAGTATCGCCAGCATGAGGCAGATAAGAATAACAAGGAGAATTCTCAATGCTAA
- a CDS encoding SAM-dependent methyltransferase — MLNSSSLEMPKSMTALQKGARSVALKSLQLIKIGSLTLEEAYEGHDVTVEHFGFAHEGQPQAHIRVTHPGFYGRVLKGGSIAAAEAYMDGWWDSPNLTAVTELMARNLSALDQLEAQSSFVTRAMNKVGHWLKRNSIVRAKQNIEAHYDLGNDLYQTFLDERMLYSSALYLSTSDSLEQAQIQKMDRLCQQLQLTANDHVIEIGTGWGAMAIYMAQHYGCKVTTTTISEEQFAYAEAEITRLGLDAQITLLKQDYRLLEGQFDKLVSIEMIEAVGKAYLPSYIEKCQSLLKPGGLMAIQAITIADQRYDYYSNNVDFIQKYIFPGGFLPSITVLTQMATRHTDFIVRDVFDIGMDYAKTLADWRLRFEAALNTVQALGYDERFVRMWRFYLCYCEGGFNARTISTIHMTLQRGQ; from the coding sequence ATGCTAAATTCGTCTTCACTAGAAATGCCCAAATCAATGACGGCGTTGCAGAAAGGTGCGCGCTCCGTGGCACTGAAGTCGCTACAGTTGATTAAGATTGGCAGTTTGACGTTAGAAGAGGCGTATGAAGGCCATGATGTGACGGTAGAACATTTTGGTTTCGCTCATGAAGGTCAGCCTCAGGCTCATATTCGGGTTACTCATCCGGGATTCTACGGCCGTGTACTGAAAGGCGGCAGTATCGCCGCTGCCGAGGCGTACATGGATGGTTGGTGGGACAGCCCGAATTTAACCGCAGTGACAGAGCTTATGGCCCGCAACCTGAGCGCGTTGGATCAGTTGGAAGCGCAAAGCAGTTTTGTAACTCGTGCGATGAACAAAGTGGGTCATTGGCTAAAACGCAACTCCATTGTGCGTGCCAAGCAAAACATCGAAGCCCACTATGACTTAGGAAACGACCTGTATCAGACGTTTCTCGACGAACGCATGCTCTATTCCAGCGCTTTGTATCTCAGTACCAGTGATTCTCTGGAGCAGGCGCAGATTCAGAAGATGGATCGTTTGTGTCAGCAATTGCAGCTCACTGCGAATGATCACGTGATTGAAATTGGCACTGGCTGGGGTGCGATGGCGATTTACATGGCGCAACACTATGGGTGCAAAGTGACCACAACGACCATCTCTGAAGAGCAGTTCGCCTATGCAGAAGCGGAAATCACCCGCCTGGGTCTGGACGCGCAAATTACGCTACTGAAACAGGATTATCGTTTGCTTGAGGGGCAGTTCGATAAACTGGTTTCCATTGAGATGATTGAAGCGGTCGGCAAAGCGTATCTCCCGTCTTACATCGAGAAATGTCAGTCGCTATTGAAACCGGGTGGCTTAATGGCCATTCAGGCGATCACCATTGCTGACCAACGTTACGATTACTACAGCAACAACGTCGACTTCATTCAGAAATACATTTTCCCCGGCGGCTTTTTGCCGTCGATTACTGTGCTGACGCAAATGGCGACGCGACACACAGATTTCATCGTTCGCGATGTGTTTGACATTGGTATGGATTACGCCAAAACATTGGCCGACTGGCGTTTGCGTTTCGAAGCCGCGTTAAACACCGTGCAAGCGCTGGGCTACGATGAGCGTTTTGTCCGAATGTGGCGTTTCTACTTGTGTTATTGCGAAGGCGGCTTTAATGCACGCACCATCAGCACCATCCATATGACGTTGCAACGAGGTCAATAA
- a CDS encoding DUF2878 domain-containing protein, with the protein MRRFLLISLWFEFIWLLAVLGQERLQWITIGVVTATMAFTALRLTVALERVILIATLGIALDYANLYVGLFSFTFLHLPIWLMGLWFAFAWFASFAVPAVSHLPKFFVSIGTASGGALSYWAGYRFGAVQFELSVFWSVLALFLEWFVLSLLLMKVFRNENATRNRSTLPDGRPMDRHR; encoded by the coding sequence ATGCGTCGCTTCCTGCTGATTTCGCTGTGGTTTGAATTTATCTGGCTATTGGCAGTATTGGGGCAGGAGCGGTTGCAATGGATAACGATCGGCGTTGTCACGGCCACGATGGCCTTTACTGCATTGCGGCTGACTGTTGCCCTTGAAAGGGTGATATTGATTGCCACCTTGGGCATAGCATTGGACTACGCAAATCTGTATGTCGGGCTGTTTTCTTTTACTTTTCTGCACCTTCCGATTTGGTTGATGGGATTGTGGTTTGCCTTTGCCTGGTTTGCCAGTTTTGCCGTTCCGGCAGTGAGCCATTTGCCCAAATTTTTCGTATCAATCGGTACTGCATCCGGCGGAGCGTTAAGTTATTGGGCCGGTTATCGTTTTGGTGCAGTGCAATTTGAGCTGTCTGTTTTTTGGTCAGTGTTGGCACTGTTCTTGGAATGGTTTGTGTTGTCTTTATTACTGATGAAGGTATTTAGGAATGAAAACGCCACTCGTAACCGCTCAACTCTACCTGATGGCCGTCCTATGGACCGCCACCGCTAA
- a CDS encoding chalcone isomerase family protein → MKTPLVTAQLYLMAVLWTATANSAEINGKPSAQWTDWPVVGQATLSWFWLDIYSSQLRTPDGHYQQDSDVTPHPVALEIRYLRDISRDQLLEATQDQWHKLGYNESSSDQWLDALTSMIPDVKAGERLVYVSDGLSGQMYYFTQQGQQRLLGSVANEQMNDAFLSIWLSPKTEYPKLRNQLIGMNR, encoded by the coding sequence ATGAAAACGCCACTCGTAACCGCTCAACTCTACCTGATGGCCGTCCTATGGACCGCCACCGCTAACAGTGCTGAAATCAATGGGAAGCCTTCGGCGCAATGGACGGATTGGCCTGTTGTCGGTCAGGCTACCTTGTCTTGGTTCTGGCTCGATATCTACTCGTCACAATTGCGTACACCTGATGGGCACTATCAACAAGACAGCGATGTGACCCCGCATCCCGTGGCTCTGGAGATCAGATATTTGCGCGATATCAGTCGTGATCAACTGCTGGAAGCGACGCAAGATCAATGGCACAAGCTGGGGTATAACGAATCCAGCAGTGACCAATGGTTAGACGCACTGACCAGCATGATTCCTGATGTGAAAGCGGGAGAACGCTTAGTCTACGTATCGGACGGACTCAGCGGACAAATGTATTACTTCACTCAGCAGGGACAGCAACGTCTGCTCGGCTCGGTGGCGAATGAGCAGATGAACGATGCATTCTTGTCCATCTGGTTGTCACCCAAAACCGAATACCCGAAATTACGTAATCAGTTAATAGGAATGAATCGATGA
- a CDS encoding DUF3833 domain-containing protein: MRYSLKAWSMALLMFLVGCSAELKDYQASQPAFDLFGYFRGETRAWGMVQDYSDKQTRRFQVVIQGNVSGDTLTLIEDFVFDDGEESQRVWTITRTGDGHYQGTADDVIGVATGQEIGNALQWQYDFLLKTDDSEVTVSFDDWLFRQDEKRLFNVTTIRKFGLEVGKVTLFFEKD, from the coding sequence ATGAGATACTCTCTGAAAGCGTGGTCGATGGCTCTTCTGATGTTCCTTGTCGGCTGTTCGGCAGAGCTAAAAGATTACCAGGCCAGTCAGCCTGCGTTTGATCTGTTTGGCTATTTTCGCGGTGAAACCCGCGCCTGGGGCATGGTGCAGGATTACAGTGATAAACAGACTCGACGCTTTCAGGTGGTGATTCAGGGCAACGTCTCCGGCGATACGCTCACCTTAATAGAAGATTTCGTATTTGATGATGGCGAAGAGAGCCAGCGAGTGTGGACCATTACTCGCACTGGTGATGGGCATTATCAAGGCACAGCGGATGATGTGATTGGTGTTGCAACAGGGCAGGAGATTGGCAACGCGCTGCAATGGCAATACGATTTCCTGCTCAAAACGGATGACAGCGAAGTGACGGTCAGTTTTGATGATTGGCTGTTCCGTCAGGACGAAAAGCGTCTATTTAATGTCACCACCATTCGCAAATTTGGTTTGGAAGTGGGTAAAGTGACGCTGTTTTTTGAAAAGGATTAG